The Podospora pseudocomata strain CBS 415.72m chromosome 1 map unlocalized CBS415.72m_1, whole genome shotgun sequence genome has a segment encoding these proteins:
- the syj1 gene encoding Inositol-1,4,5-trisphosphate 5-phosphatase 1 (COG:U; EggNog:ENOG503NVRN), whose protein sequence is MDYSTSSSALWAGQPPSPEKSSQILIRDYPHRAIAIASNTHALILRHSTAANDGADGFGLISARTRTNTFDSLSTKCMVEFSPKSHNLLDDYRPLTPRPIYGTLGLISIGRDVFLCVITQASRVATIRPGETVERIEAVQFFCLNSAEYDDIVALDPYNDADSDAASVYGQGLGRNQIVEHPCQELQKLLSNGTFYYSTDFDVTNRMQDRPADAEAFNIDNFDESFLWNSFMIRPLVEFRSRLQEQAREDLDASRILTSAIRGFCRSWAIPQSSAPLRAGKTGLPSYLTVTSRLSCKRAGTRFNARGIDDDGNVANFVETETTYWSPRGVVFSYVQVRGSVPVFWEQAAVLLPNQQKITITRSADGTQPAFDKHFADLEKAYGAVHVINLLATNKPGEFELTNLYRVGIHNCPLSRPEGVQSRDHALLRDTEYDFHAETKGPQGYMAANEIRRYIEGSADGFAYYLAQESDESGDNNGSKKAEKSRRYVVVLQQEGVFRTNCLDCLDRTNLIQTIVSQMAVESFLGHRGEYATSDFWSRHSNLWADNGDSLSKIYAGTGALKSSFTRHGKMSLAGAIADVRKSATRLYHNNFTDKARQTTIDTLLGRLVGQAPVVLYDPISDYVASELQRRSGEFSTNETINILVGTFNLNGRTDGIDEDLSVWLCPPEARSKQPEIIAIGFQEIVELNPQQIMNSDPTRKQMWEQAIKRTLDHNYSREEDEKYVLLRSGQLVGAALFIFVKASVLHQIKNVEGSVKKTGMSGMAGNKGAVAIRLDFANTPICFVTAHLAAGFANYDERNRDYATIDQGLRFQRNRGIADHESVIWFGDFNYRIGLGLESAKELVRQRDLERLFENDQLNLQMVAGLAFQYYSEARIMFMPTYKYDVGTDDFDSSEKARIPAWTDRILRKGTNLRQLAYNSAPLRFSDHRPVYAIFECKVDIVNERLREKISRQIYERRRAEVGGETANLATEESDEEDLIGYEAIEPGLPPSSSDRQKWWLENGKMARSNISPPKPESPAYITILNPKRPTNPYAPTDEPDWVNVPRSESRLSSFSSMSTSPFEHVNVSALLSSSASSTTPRKLPPPFDPSTLPAKIGRKPINEDSRPTQSDAAPPPPPPRRQTGLSTGSTVNNPTAALHQKRVPMGNGLPVLPLTSKPTEPQQQQQPTQQSAQQTIKHKPAPPVAKKPAHLVASSSPPNADDHSSSMSDLKALQDSLETPLPGFPPRRSTSTVSGSFSNGPPSSNVSLRDEFPPPPQLPRRANTGASIASSGRSTPAGGIPLPGLAGQPGGAERRPQLPIRKPLGTAAQPQTVKQTPPPPPAPRKSAMTSTVDLLGDDTGVEVGGWEALKPST, encoded by the exons ATGGATTACAGCACTTCATCATCGGCCCTGTGGGCTGGCCAACCTCCGTCTCCTGAGAAGTCGAGCCAAATCCTCATCCGCGATTACCCCCACCGAGCCATTGCGATAGCCTCCAATACGCACGCCCTCATCCTACGACATAGCACAGCAGCAAACGACGGTGCCGATGGGTTCGGTCTAATTTCTGCTCGCACACGCACAAACACCTTCGACAGCCTCTCGACCAAATGTATGGTCGAATTCTCACCAAAGTCGCATAATTTGCTGGACGACTATCGACCTCTCACACCGAGACCAATATACGGAACTTTGGGGTTGATATCTATCGGGCGCGATGTATTCCTGTGTGTTATTACACAGGCATCGAGAGTCGCGACAATACGGCCCGGGGAAACTGTGGAGAGGATAGAGGCGGTTCAGTTCTTTTGCTTAAACTCGGCTGAATACGACGACATTGTTGCTCTCGATCCCTACAATGATGCTGATTCCGATGCAGCGTCTGTGTATGGTCAGGGCTTGGGAAGAAATCAAATCGTGGAGCACCCTTGCCAGGAGTTGCAAAAACTACTCAGCAATGGTACATTCTACTACAGCACCGATTTTGATGTCACAAATCGGATGCAAGACAG ACCGGCAGATGCTGAAGCATTCAACATTGACAATTTTGACGAGTCGTTTTTGTGGAATTCGTTCATGATCCGCCCACTTGTCGAGTTCCGTTCCCGTTTGCAAGAGCAGGCAAGAGAGGACCTCGATGCCTCGAGGATCCTAACTTCGGCTATTAGAGGTTTCTGCAGAAGCTGGGCCATCCCACAAAGCTCTGCCCCCCTGAGAGCCGGAAAGACAGGGTTACCCTCGTATTTGACCGTCACCTCCCGTCTTTCTTGTAAGAGGGCCGGGACACGCTTCAACGCGCGTGGtatcgacgacgacggcaacgTGGCCAATTTTGTCGAGACCGAGACGACATACTGGAGCCCACGAGGTGTTGTTTTCTCATACGTTCAGGTCCGCGGTTCTGTGCCCGTGTTTTGGGAACAGGCTGCTGTGCTCCTTCCAAACCAACAAAAGATTACCATCACTCGGTCCGCCGATGGAACTCAACCCGCTTTTGACAAGCATTTTGCTGATCTGGAGAAGGCGTATGGGGCCGTTCATGTTATCAATCTTCTGGCAACCAACAAGCCGGGCGAATTCGAACTCACAAACTTATATCGAGTTGGCATTCATAACTGTCCTCTCAGCCGACCTGAAGGTGTGCAGTCGAGGGATCATGCGTTGCTGAGGGACACAGAGTATGATTTCCATGCTGAGACAAAGGGCCCCCAAGGTTATATGGCGGCTAACGAGATTCGTCGGTACATCGAAGGCTCAGCCGATGGGTTTGCCTATTACCTTGCCCAGGAATCAGACGAATCCGGGGACAACAATGGCTCAAAAAAGGCCGAAAAGTCACGCCGTTATGTTGTGGTGCTGCAGCAAGAGGGTGTCTTCCGCACGAACTGTCTAGATTGCCTGGACAGGACCAACCTCATTCAAACTATCGTTTCCCAGATGGCGGTTGAATCTTTCCTTGGTCATAGAGGGGAATATGCAACATCAGACTTTTGGTCTAGGCATTCTAATCTCTGGGCAGACAACGGCGATTCTCTTTCGAAAATCTATGCGGGGACCGGAGCCCTCAAGTCGTCTTTTACTCGTCACGGCAAGATGTCTCTTGCGGGTGCCATCGCTGATGTTCGGAAGTCAGCAACCAGACTGTACCACAACAATTTCACTGATAAGGCGCGGCAAACCACGATCGATACACTTCTTGGTAGACTTGTCGGACAGGCGCCAGTTGTTTTATACGATCCCATTAGTGATTACGTGGCCAGCGAACTGCAGCGCCGGAGTGGCGAATTTTCTACAAACGAGACGATAAACATCTTGGTTGGGACCTTCAACCTGAACGGACGCACGGACGGTATCGATGAGGACTTGTCAGTGTGGCTTTGTCCCCCTGAGGCTCGGTCCAAACAGCCAGAAATCATTGCCATTGGCTTCCAGGAGATCGTTGAGCTCAACCCGCAGCAGATCATGAACAGCGACCCAACGAGAAAACAAATGTGGGAGCAGGCTATTAAGAGAACCCTGGATCACAACTACAGCCGAGAAGAGGACGAAAAGTATGTGTTACTGCGGAGTGGACAGCTTGTGGGGGCTGCGCTGTTCATCTTTGTGAAAGCCTCCGTGCTCCATCAAATCAAGAACGTTGAAGGAAGCGTCAAGAAGACAGGAATGTCGGGCATGGCAGGCAACAAGGGAGCTGTTGCTATTCGGCTGGATTTCGCCAATACTCCAATCTGCTTCGTCACGGCTCACCTCGCAGCTGGATTTGCCAACTACGATGAGCGGAATAGAGACTATGCTACCATTGACCAAGGTCTCCGGTTCCAGAGAAACAGGGGGATTGCGGATCACG AATCTGTCATATGGTTTGGTGACTTCAACTACCGTATTGGCCTAGGCCTTGAATCGGCAAAGGAGTTGGTCAGGCAAAGGGATTTAGAGAGGTTGTTCGAAAACGATCAGCTAAATCTGCAAATGGTGGCCGGACTCGCTTTCCAGTACTACTCCGAGGCACGAATCATGTTTATGCCAACGTACAAGTATGATGTTGGTACTGATGACTTTGACAGCTC GGAGAAAGCACGCATACCAGCATGGACAGACCGCATTTTGCGCAAGGGGACAAATCTCCGGCAGCTGGCCTACAACTCGGCTCCCCTGCGCTTCTCTGATCACCGGCCCGTGTATGCCATCTTCGAATGCAAGGTCGATATCGTCAATGAAAGGTTGCGAGAAAAGATCAGTCGCCAGATCTACGAGCGACGGAGAGCCGAAGTAGGCGGAGAAACAGCAAACCTTGCCACAGAGGAGTCGGATGAAGAAGACTTGATCGGGTATGAGGCTATCGAACCCGGGCTTCCGCCATCAAGTTCAGACCGCCAGAAATGGTGGCTTGAAAATGGAAAGATGGCACGCTCAAACATCAGCCCACCCAAACCCGAAAGCCCAGCATATATCACGATTCTTAACCCGAAGCGTCCTACTAACCCGTATGCGCCAACGGATGAGCCGGATTGGGTTAATGTCCCAAGATCTGAATCTCGTTTatcatccttctcaagcATGTCAACTTCGCCATTTGAGCATGTTAATGTCTCTGCTCTTCTCTCGTCTTCGGCATCAAGTACGACACCAAGAAAGCTGCCCCCTCCTTTCGATCCATCCACTCTGCCCGCCAAAATTGGAAGGAAGCCGATCAATGAGGATTCGAGGCCTACCCAATCAGATgcggcccctcctccacctccgcctcgCAGGCAAACTGGTTTGAGTACTGGATCAACCGTCAATAACCCAACCGCCGCACTGCACCAAAAGCGTGTACCAATGGGGAATGGATTGCCGGTTCTGCCTCTTACTTCGAAGCCGACGGAgccgcagcaacaacagcagcccacGCAGCAGTCTGCTCAACAAACTATTAAACACAAGCCAGCACCTCCTGTAGCGAAGAAACCAGCTCATCTTGTGGCCTCATCGTCTCCCCCGAACGCAGATGACCATTCCAGCTCGATGTCGGATTTGAAGGCTTTGCAGGATAGCTTAGAGACTCCTCTGCCAGgctttcctcctcgccggtCAACCTCGACGGTTTCCGGGTCTTTCTCGAACGGTCCACCCTCTAGCAACGTGAGTTTGAGAGATGAGttcccaccgccaccacaaCTGCCCCGACGAGCAAACACTGGTGCCAGCATCGCCTCTTCAGGACGCTCAACACCCGCTGGAGGCATACCGCTCCCGGGTTTGGCAGGCCAGCCAGGTGGGGCTGAGCGGAGACCGCAGCTACCTATTCGCAAACCGCTTGGTACGGCAGCGCAACCACAGACTGTGAAGCAgaccccccctccgccaccggCGCCTAGGAAGTCGGCGATGACATCGACGGTCGACCTGTTAGGGGATGATACcggtgttgaagttggcggCTGGGAGGCTTTGAAGCCTTCAACTTGA